In Candidatus Nitrosotalea sinensis, the sequence TGTCCCGAGCCGATAACTGTAACTAAAAACATTCTTGTAATGAAATTTGTGGGCATCAATGGGGTTCCAGCCCCAACGCTTGTTGAATCAGAGGTGGATTATTCTGATTATGAAAAGACCCTATTGATAATTTCTGATCTTTACAAAAAAGCAGAACTTGTCCATGCAGATCTTTCCGAGTATAATATTTTCAAGACAGAAGATGGACCAATAGTTTTTGATTTTGGTTCTGCTGTGGACATTAGACATCCAAAAACAAGGGAGTTTCTTGAAAGAGATATTAGTAATGTTACAAGATTCTTTGTTAAGAGAGGACTTACTGTGGACAATCCAATTGATGTATTTGAGAGGGTTACAAGATGATCTTTGAAAAAACTATACTTATTCCACTTGATCGTGTAGGTGTATTGATTGGCAAAGCAGGTAAAGTAAAAGCCAAGATAGAAAAAATTTGTTCTGTATCTTTGTCCATTGATGGCCAGACCGGCGAGACAGTCATAAGGGGAGTTGGAGACGTTGAAAATATAATGCCGTTCAAGGCCGAAGAGATAGTGATGGCAATAGGTAGGGGATTTTCAGCAGAAAATGCAATGAGCCTCGTACAAGAAGAGACTTCATTACATATTGTAGATTTGAGACAATTTGCTGGAAGATCCTCAGCACAGGTTGAGAGGATTAAAAGCAGAATAATAGGAGAGGGTGGCCGGGTTCGAAAAAATATCGAGGACCTAAGTGGGGCAAAAATCTCTGTCTATGGCAGAACTGTAGCAATCATAGGGGATGGCACTCAGCTCAAGTCTGCTGTAAATGCAATAACTTCTATCTCAAGTGGCAGCACTCATGGCAAAGTCTACAATGATCTCCAAGAATCACGCCGAAGGCAAAAACTAGACAGACTTCAACTTTGGGAGGGTGGAAACATACTTGAGTAAAGAGACCTTCAGCCAAATATCACCAAGTGAATTCTTTTACAGAAACAGAGACCTTGCAGGGTTTAGCAATCCTACAAGATCACTTTACACATCTGTTAGAGAATTTGTGGAAAATGCACTTGATGCATGTGATCAAAAAAAGATACTTCCTGATATTCATTTATCCATAAAGGCAGTTGATCCTGAAAAAGCAGATCCAAAACATTACATCCTTACAGTAAAAGATAATGGACCTGGAATAGACCCAGAACACATCCCACTTGCATTTGGAACCGTACTCTATGGTTCCAAGTTTGGATTAAAACAGGCAAGAGGAATGTTTGGTCTTGGTGCTACGATGGCAATATTGTACGGTCAAATCACTACAAACAAACCGGTCACTGTGAAGAGCTGCTCTGATAACAAGACACTTGATGAGTTTGTAATGTTGCTTGACATTCAAAAAAATAAACCTGTCATACAAAAACATACCACAAAAGAAGCTACAAAAACAGGACTGAGTGTAAGCATTGTACTTGAAGGAGACTATTCCAAGGCAGGATCAAAAATCCGGGACTATGTGTACCAAACTTCACTTATCACACCTTATGCTTCTATAACTTTTGAAGATCCTGGAGGAGAAAAGTTCCATTATGCAAGAATTGTCAAGGACATGCCGCGTCCCCCAACTGTAATCAAACCTCATCCGCATGGCATTGATGTTGAAACAATTCGCAGAATGATATCTGAGACGCATTATGAAATTCCTGCACTTGACAACAAGATGATAGACAAAGTCAAAAAAGAACTTGGATTGAAGAAAAATCTCTCAAACAAAGAAATCATGGAAAAGGCACAAAAGAGATGGTCTGACCTGTCAAGGCCTGTAAGGACAATAATGGCTGCCATGTCGTTCCTAAATGTTGACTTTGAGGGACTACAAAAAATACGAATAGACGACCTTGATATTGCAAATAAAACACTGACATACTGGGACTTTGGGCAATCACAGTCTCATGCGGTAGAACTTGACCCCGAGAGCCCATACTACAAGCAACTTGCAAATACTGTTCAAGGTGATACACTTCTTACATTTCTTACAAAGAGGTTCCAAAGGGTAGGGCCTACCACCGCAGAAAAATTCTGCGAGTTTGCAAAATTCAAGCCAGAGCGAAGAATTGGAAGCATGACAAACGAGGAACTGGTAAAACTTGCAGATGCACTACAGAAATTTGAAGAGTTTCTCGCGCCAGACCCAAGTTGCCTTGCACCACTTGGAGAAGAGCCGCTCTCAAAAGGAATAATGAAGTTCTTCAATCCTGAATTTGCTGCAGTGTGGCAGAGAAACGCATCTGCATATTCTGGGTTTCCGTTTATTGTTGAGATGGGAATTGCATATGGTGGAGATATTCCTCCAAATGGCCTTAAGGTTTACAGATTTGCAAACCGTATACCGCTATTGTATGATGAGGGAAGTGATGTGGTGCTCAAGATAGTAAATGAAACAGAGTGGGCCAGATACAAGATAAAAGGAGATCCTCCGCTTGTAATTGTATCACATATTTGTTCAACAAGAATCCCGTACAAGACTGTGGGAAAAGAAAATGTGGCAGACAGACCAGAACTTGAAAGGGAATTGAAAAATGCATTACAATATCTTGCAAGAAAGTTGGCAGTACACATGTCAAGACAAGGAGCAGCTGACATGGCAAAGAAGAGGGCAAATCTTTACTCAAAATATGTACCACTTATTGCCCAGTTTGCAACAGAACTTGCTGGCAAGAAAAAAGAACCAAATTATAAACAACTGATAAGGATGGGTAGTGAGATTGAAGAACAAGTCTAGCACAAAAACAGCAGAGGCAAGAAAGAAACGCTTGCTATCATTGCTTGAGCAGCAGGGAATGAGCATTTATGATCATCTTGACAAGGGCCAGTTCCCGCAATTTGTCATTCCAAGTAGGTCTGTAAGCAACATTGTATATGATAAAAAAATACGACAATACATACTTGGAAGTGCAAGCGCCGTACGCAGCTCAAGAAACATGTCTCAGTTGCGTTCGTACACACAACTTGCATGGCTTGCATTTTTTGTAAATAGGCTTGTGCGAGAGGGAAAATCATCTACATTGAGAGATATCTATTATTCATCACAGGCTTTTAGCATAGACTTTGAGGACCAGCCAGAGTCTGATAATATTATAGTGGATTTGGAGGCAGTCTTGACCAGTCCTCGTGAGGAGTTCCATATCTTTCCAGAAGAAAGAAGCAGTGTGTTTGGAGATCTTACAATAGAGTATACCGTTCCAGGATATGAAGGAAAGAGGATGAATCTTTCTGATCATCCTGATGGATATTTGATAGGACCGAGTTTGAGCAGTGCTGAACTGGTAGATACCAGTGCAGAGCTTGTCATTGCAATAGAGAAGGGTGGTCTTTTTACAAGATTTGTTGAAGAAAAAGTTCATCAAAAATTCAAGGCAATCATTGTAGATACTGCAGGACAAGCTCCAAGGTCAACAAGAAACTTGTTACGAAGACTCAACTCTGAAATGGGATTGCCAGTTGTCATACTTGCAGACGGAGATGTGTATGGTGAACACATTGCAATGGTAATCAAGTCAGGTTCTGCAAATGCTGCGCACCTCAGAGAACTTACTGTACCTGATGCCAAGTGGCTTGGTGTCTGGGCAACTGACATTGAAAAATACAAACTTCCAACAATACCGATGACTGAATCTGACATTAAGAGAATCTATGATTTGCAAAAAGATCCAAGATATCAGGAAGGAAACTGGAAGAAACAGCTGGATGTATTCTTGAAACTAAAAAGAAAGGCAGAGCTTGAGGCCTTCTCAAAATATGGATTGACAAACATTACTGACAAGTATCTTCCTGCAAAACTTGAAGAATCAAAGAGTCTCTAGCTTTCTAATCTTTAGTGTTAGTACGCCGTTTCTGTATTTGAAATCGTAAATTCCCATATCTGGAGTTGATTCTATTGGTACTTCTTTTGAAAAGTGACCAGAGCCTCGTATGTATAGGATTCCCTCAATCAATCTGACTGTTACCTGGTCTTCAGGACCTGGTACCTCTGCTACAAAGATTATCTCTCTTTCTCCCTTGATGAGGTCGTAAACCCAGTTCTTGGTATCTACTTCCTTTGGCGTATACTGTGGGACGCTATTTTCTATAGTCATCTTCTTGAGCACTCTGACCCAGTAAATCATGGTTGCAGCAGCCACACCAATTAAGATAAAGCTGACATATCCTTGAGATGATCTAAGTGAGAGCATGTATACTACTCCAAGGAAAAGCAGAACCATTAATGGAATGATAAAATCAAGAGACTTGTCATTAGAGTATCTGCTTTTGTAGCTTGCCAAAGATATTCTGTATCTTTTAACGATGCTCCAAATATAAACACTCGTAGAATTTTCATCAAATAATTTGTTGTATCTTCAATGATTACTTGGGATTAGGTTGTTTCCCATCTTTTGAAGAGCTCATGCTCTATTCCGAATTGATCCAGACACTTGCCTACTACATGATTTACGATATCATCAATGCTTTTTGGTTTGTTGTAAAAGCCTGGCATTGCGGGCAATATTGTGACACCTATCTTGGATAGTTTTAGCATGTTTTCAAGATGGATGCTTGTAAGTGGAGTCTCTCTTGGAACAAGGACAAGCTTGCGGGACTCTTTCATTGTAACACCTGCTGCACGTGCAACAAGTGTCTCTTCATATCCGTTTGCAATACTGGAAAGTGTCTTCATAGTGCAAGGAATTACAATCATTCCGTCTGTCTTGTGGGTTCCACTTGAAACACTTGCAGCCATGTTGGAATCATCTGAATAATGACTTGCAAGTGATTTTACGTATTTTAGATCATAATCAGTCTCAAGTACCAGACATTTTTTTGCCCACTCGGTCATGATGAGGTGAACATCAACATTGCATTTTTTGAGAACTTCTAACATTCTTACGCCATATAGGATTCCGGAACTTCCTGTCAATCCTATGATTAATCTCATGATAAAATTGCTCAAGTTCCATATTTAATTTCTCCTTGGTATTTTGGCATGTTTATTTATGGCATTTTCAAGATTGATACCTGATGAGTGTAAATATTGATACAATTGAGGAGAATCTTGTCTCAGAACTTCGACTCTCGCCTCTCCAGTCCAAGATCTATGTCTTGGTTGTAAAAAAAGGCAAAATGTCTGCGTCTGCCATGGCAAAAGAGATTGGTGTGTCAGAAACAGAAGCTCAACAGGTGGCAACAAGTCTTGTCCAAAATGGTGGGTTTATCGATATAACCGAAACAGAGTTTGAGTCAATGCATCCAAGGTTTGCAGTTGTTAACATGTATCGAAGAATGTGTCAGCGAGAAAATATTCCATTTAAGAAGAATCTTTTGGTTGACAACATGTCGATTGTTTTGGAAAAACCGTATGATGATGCAAGGACTAAATATAACCGATAATGGAGGAGGAAACATGTCTGTAGACGAAGAGTCTTCTTGTAAACATGAAATAGTATACTTTGGGGTAACCAACATAAATTATGAAAGAAGGACTATTGGATCTGTTGACACATGGAGATGTGCCAAGTGCAAGAAAATTTTCTGTGAAGAAAAACAACTTGGAATAGATAGCATTGTGGATTACATTGGAATGCCAAAAATATCTGCAGATCAAAAATGGGCTGTACTGTTATGCAATCTCAAAAAACACAAGGACAAGTGGAAACTGGTCAGAATAAAAAAAGATGATGAAATACAACATGAATGTGTTGATGAAAAAGTGATTAAACTAAAAATAAAGGACTTTAAGGTAGACGACGATAAACATTGGAACTTTCTTATCGAAAACTCAATTAACAAAGCAGTAGAGATCTAAGTCTCACATGGACATCCAAGTTCATATCAATAATGTAAGGGGAAGCCAGATAGCAGCCAAGATAACTGGAACATTTACTGTAGATGATTACCAGTTCAAGTTCAACGCAATTGCTTTTGGAAGAATAGGTGGACACAACATTGGTGCCAAGATATCAAAGACTGTGGAAAAGGATCTCGTAAAGCTTGGATACGATGTTGATAAGGTCATTGACGAGTTGCAACAAAAACTGGTTCGTGGAGATATAACACTGCCAGAAGGACTAGAAAAGGAAACTTTTGCAGACGACTAGAACTGGGCTTCTTCAAATGCCTTGTGGCATGAGCAACCACGTTGTTGTGGTATCTCATCAAAGAGCATTGATAGTATGTTCTTGGTGGTTCCGACATTTTTAGATAGGGTCTCAAGTACCTCTCTTGCTGTAACTGGTTTGTCTGCCCATACGTCATAGTCTGTTACTGTGGAAATTGATACATAGCACATCTGTGCTTCTCTTGCAAGCTGGCATTCTGGAACCAGGGTCATTCCTATAATGTCTGCTCCTATTACATTTTTGTAAAACTTTGACTCGGCTCTTGTGGAAAATCTGGGACCTTCAATGCAGATGTATGTGGCATCTTTGTGTATTGGGAGATTCATTTTCTTTGTAACTTTTGATATGACGCCTTGAAGCTCAGGGCAGAATGGGTCTGCTACTGATATGTGAATTACTTTGTTGTCTTCGTATAGTGTGTACTTTCTTGATTTTGTAAAATCAATAAATTGTGATGGTATTACTACATCTCCTGGCTTGAGCTCCTCTTTTAGACTTCCTACTGCAGATGGTGCAATTATTCTCTTGATGCCCATCTCCTTGAATGCCCAAATGTTTGCTCTAAAGTTTATGAGGTGTGGAGGGATGGTGTGTTTTTTTCCATGTCTTGGCATGAATGCAACCTTTCTTCCCTTGTAGATTCCAACTGTTATGGAATCTGATGTCTTTCCAAATGGGGTGTCTATTGTAATTTCTTTACTCTCTGTGAGAAGTCCTGAATCGTATATTCCAGTTCCGCCAAAAATTCCAATCTCTGCTTGTTCTGTCAATATTTCACCAGCGCGTTATACTTGTAATCCTTGATTGCTTTAGATCCTTTCAGATCAGTTAATTCTATGATAAACACAAAACCTGATACTTGACCTCCTACTTTTTCAACTAGTTTTGCTGCTGCCTTTGCAGTTCCTCCAGTTGCAAGCAAATCGTCACAAATGTACACCTTTTGGCCTTTCTTTAGTGCATTGGCCTGTATCTCCATTACTGCTGTTCCGTATTCTATATTGTATGATACCTTGTGAGTAACACCGGGGAGTTTTCCTTGCTTTCTAATCATTATCATTCCCTTGTTGTACCTGAGCGCAAGTGCACATGCAAGCGGGAATCCTCTTGATTCAATTCCTGCAAAGACATCTACTTCACTTGGATGTATTACCTTTGCAAGCTCATCAACTACAAGTGATAGTGCTGCTGGATCTCTTAGAACAGGACTGATGTCTCTGAAAAGAATTCCTTTCTTTGGAAAGTCAGGTATCTCGGCAATGATGTCTTTTAGATTCACAAAACGTTCTCAAGTGGTGGCTGTAAAAAATATTACTAAATTTACTGGATTGTTACTCCAATTGTTGCCTTGCCTGTAATTGACGTGGCAGTAATGGTGTATTGACCTGGGTTTACATTGCGTGGGACTTGCCAAATTGTAGTGTAATCCCCTCTGTTTGTTGATGATGTGGGCAAGCTGTCTACGTTGGTGCTGTTACTACCTATTGTGACTGTTACTGGTGTTGTAATGCCGGCATCAGTTCCTGAGATTGTTATCAGGTCTCCCCTAGAGTATATTCCAGAGAGTCTGTCAAGATGAACTGTAATTCCTTGAGTGCTTGATTTTACAACAAGTTGCATAGCTGTATGGCTTACACCGCTGGATGCATCAAGCTTCCATGTTCCTGGTGTTGACACTGATGGTATCTTGAAATCAAATGATGAAAAGTGTCCTGTCTTGTCAGAGAATGTCTGTATTGACTTGATTATCAGTCCGTTGGGATCAGTCAAAGATAACTGGAGAAGGCTGTTTGCGTTGGCAGTTCCTATGATTATGATGTTATCGCCTGGCATGTATGAATCTTTTACTGTACTAAGTGTGATCTTTCCTGGTCCTACTGCTAGACCTACTGCAAATTCTTTTTCTATCTTTTCTTCTGCATGTGAAACTACGGCTGAATAAATTCCAGGAGTGTATGATGTCAAGTTAAATGAATATGTTGCCTGACCATCTGTTCCTAAGTTGATAATGTCTGCAAACTTTTGTTTGTCAGATGGATCTACTATGACAAGGTTTAGTGTTGATGACTGTGGGCCTGTCACTCTGATTACTGGCTTGTCTGTGTTTTGGTAACTAAGCTTGTCAAGTGTTGCAGTGATTGGATATGATGGGTCTTCGCCTATTCCAACAAACAAGACCACGGTATCACTTCCTTGTGATACATTGATTGTGTAGGTTCCCTTTATTGCAGAGTCTGGTATCTTGTATGTTGCAGAGACTGTGCCACTTGATGTAACATTTGCATCCTTTGAGTACACCTGCTGACCTGTAGGATCAGATATGGTGAAATCTACTGGTTGATTTGATATTGATGTGCCATTTATGACAAGTGTCTGTCCTGTTTCGTATCTTTGTGCAGTTGTAGACACTACAACACTATGAGTTGAGACAATGCTGTATTGTTTAGTAACTTGGTTTTTTCCATCTGATGCAGTAACTGAATACTTGCCAAACTCTCTGTCAATTGGAACACTGTCTTGCATAGAATATTGACCGCTCTTGTCGGCTTGTACTGCTGACGTTGTTATTGGATTTCCTTTGGAATCATATAGTGTTAGAGTTACCGTAGTGCCAGCTGTTGCAGTACCGGAGATTGTCTTGGTATCACCTCTGTGATATATTGGATCTATGTTCAATGTGAGTGGAATTTCTACAACGCTTCCATGATTGCCCTTTGCTGGTGCTCTGATGTTTGTAGAAAATGATTTCTGGTTGCCTTGCTGATCTTTTAGAACAAAATTGATGGCGCCTTGCTGTTCTGATCCTGGAAGAACTACAGTTGTAACAAAGTTTCCTTTGTCATTTGATGAAAATGAGTCAATCTTGTCGCTGCCTGCATATAGGTCAAGACTTGCTGATGATGAAAAACCATAACCAAGTACGCGAATGTGTGATCCTGGTGCTGGGGTTGCGGGAATTATTCTAAACACTGATGAATCTAGGATGCCATTTGGTGGAGGCGGAGGTTGGGTTGTAGTCTGGGTTTGCTGTTGTGTTTGTGTACTTCCCTGATTGTTTTCTCCTTGATTGCCAGTTTGCTGTTGTGTTTGTGTACTTCCTTGGTTATTTTCAGACTGTTGTGCTCCAATCTGTCCTGTCTCTCTGTCTTGGCCGTTTGCATCTGATGACTTCCAAGTCAGTACTGGTGACTGCTGATCTGTTTTGATTTCAATTGATAGTGTATCTCCTGGCTTGAGTGGATTTGTTGCACTAAATGCCAATGTGTTTGGTGACATTTTGTTGCCATTCCATCCGTCTACCTTGTATGACTTGAATACTCCATCTCCGTTTATCTGTAAACTAAATGAAACAATGTCTGCTGTATTGCTTGGACTGTTGGTTATTGACAAAACAGTTTTTCCATTATCTGTGTTTGCGGTAACTGTGACAAATGATGGTGCTGCATATGATTGATGAATGCTTGATGCTGCAAATATGCTAGCAACAATTAATGTGAAAATAATTGCCGATTTTAATAACACGTTACTCATCAACCTGAAAACCTTTCTCTCAATTAAATCTTAATAAGAAATCATACTTTTTTTCTTACGCCTTGATATGATTCATGAGTAAAGTTCTAATGCTGAATATTTTTTGTCGGTCCTAGTGTTTGAAGATGTTTGTATTGCCCAAGTTTTGATTCTGTCGTATCCTCTCAGCAATCAATCTGTATAATGACCTGAATTGGTCCTTTGTCTTGTCTGACAAAAAGTCTGTCTCATCCAATACTATCTTCTCACAAATGTATCTGCAAATGTCTTCTCTGTCAAATGTATCCCATCCCAAGTGTTGATTCTCTTTCCAGATTTCATTTAGGTTGTCAATTATGCTCTTTTTGCCCTTGCTTGCTACTTGATCCTTGGTAAGTGTCGTATATCCTTCTTTTCTTAGCTTGACTTCGTAGGTCTGGTTTACTGCATACAGGTAATCTTCATCTATTAGAAGATCTTCGATGTAGAGTTTTGGCTGTCCTGCAAGCTCAAAGAAGACCATCTGTACTGATTTGAATTCATTTGACTGCAAATCTGATGCAATCTTTCTCGAGTCTTCAGTGTTGTCAAGCAGAATAAATGTGTCATACCCATGGTTTCTGTAAAATATTGAAAGTGGCATGACGGAATTTTTGTTGTATGCTGGAACTATGTTTAGTGGATTCATGGAAAGATTTGGATCTTTTAGGAATCTGTCAAATGCATTAAGGTACATACAGTCTGCCATTGTTTCAACTATTATGACTGGTCTAGAGTTGAAACCAATTTGCTTGTCAACTACGGACTCTACAAGACCGCGTGATAAGCCATATAATATTGGAATAAGTGTCTGGTCATCTGCATTCCAGTAATCATAATAGATCTTGCTGAGATGTCTTCTCTTGTCCAGTTCTACTACAAGGAGATTTCCTTGAGTGTAATCAAATATCATAAACGGTGAGTGTGTTGCATAAAGTATCTGGTTTGATCCTGCAAGGCCCTTTAGAAGATCTGATATTCCTCTCTGTTGTGCAGGATGCAAGTTTCTTGCAGGCTCGTCAAGTAATAGTATTGCCTCTTTTAGTTCTGCCTTTTGAGTCTCAGCTGCAAAGTTTACAATAAATGAGAAAGTCCACTTGAATCCTTCTGCTCTTCTGTTTAACAGTCCTGTGTTTGTTACTGTTCCATCCCTGTGAACATCTGATATTACTACACTCAAGACATTTCCTGGGTTCCATCGCAGCTCTACATGTATTGGGTCTCCCTTCCATGCAGGGTTTAGTCTCTCACTGAGTCTTCTGCTTGATGTGTTCAATAATTTTATCAATCGAGATGGGCTGTTTTGCACCTCTTCGAGTTTCTGTGCATCAAGTTCTGCAAGATAAAACAAGTTGTTTACAGTCTCAGCCTTGTCAAACTCTTCAACATACTCTAATCCCTTTGCTCTGATTCCTTTGATTTCTCTGAGGAATTCTTCAAGGTCGATATTACCAAGTATCTTCTTGTAATCTGAAAAATAGACAAACCTTGGATGAAGCTTGTCCTCTATGAAATTGTCAAGTGCGGAGCGCTCGTTTGTTCCAATCAACATGTTGTCAAATATGCTCTCCAAGTCTCTGTAAATCTCTCTCCATTCTGCAATTACTTGGGGCTCTTGAGAAGCAATCAGGTATACATTGTTGTTAAATTCTGCCATCATGTCCATGAAGACTTCTCTTGTTCTTGGTGCTGGGGCATCTAGGAACTTGGTATCAATTCTAATTCTTATTGGGTTTGGCATGGCCAAGACAAAAGATCTGATTCTATCAACAAAATTTTCCCAGGAGTTGAGCCTTTTACTTGCATCTCCACTTATCTTGACTTCACCAAAATCATACTGGACTCGGGGATTCTTGTTTGTCCTGTAGATTGTCATTTTTCGTATGTCTTGTAGATTTGGAAACTTTTCTCGAATGAGTGTAGTCTCTTTCTCGTTTAGTACAAACTCTCCCTCCGCAAGTCTTACTTCTGACTTTAACTCCTCTGTCATTTCATCACAGAGGTCCAATTCGGAAAGTTTTGCATCCTTGTTAAGTAATGTGAGCGCCTCTAGGATTGTTGTCTTACCACTCTCATTTCGTCCAACAAATGCTGCAAGATCACCAACCTTGATCTCTCCTGAATCATGAATGCAACGATAACCTTGAACTCTAAACTTTCTAAGTCGCATCTAGCGGCTATTGCCTTGGCTATGATTTAACTTATTCGTCAAATTTGTTAATTAGATCTTTTTCGACCAAATAGATATATGGGAACCAGCGAGGTTATACTGTAATTGGCAGTAAAAAAAATTGCTTATCTTGTTTTTGTATTTCCTGTGATTGCATCACTTGTGTTTGGTGGATATGTGTTATCTGATGTTTTAGGACAACCAGACAGACAACTAAACATGTGGCAATTCAAACCGACAGCTCACTTTGAGCAGCAAGGTGATTCTACAATAAGATTTACCAATCTTGTAACTAATTACACTGTATCAACTCCAATGAACTTTAGAGTGATGGTAAATGATACAAGCTTTGATTGTGGTGACTTGTATCTTACAATTTACAATCCAAGTACATCTCCACAACAAATAGTTGTACAACATGCTTACTTTTCACAATGCTTTACACAAGGCAACTCTGACATGCCAATCCAGGATACCTTTAATCCTGTGATTGACAAGGCTGGCATCTATGAGATTCAAGCAGAAATGAAAGACAAGGCATATGAGAAAAGCATCAGTGTCAAGGCGGACTTTAGGGTACAGTAAATACGACTTTAAAAAATTATATGTTATTATACAGCACAGGTCTCTGTAATAAAGGGAGTATTTTCATCTAGTGAATAATTATGGCTAAAAAAGAAAAGAAATCATCTAAAAAAGACGAGGAAAAACCAGTCAAGGCAAAAAAGGAATTAAAATCTACAAAACTTGAAGATGAGAAACTAAAGAAAAAAGGCAAAGCTGAGAAAAATGCCGAGCTAACTGAAGAAGAACTAGAGGCAATTGATGAGAAGGAGATTGAGAATTTCCAAATTGAAGGCCTTGATATGGAGAAGCTCAAGACTACAGTTCTTGGTCTTGTGGCAAAGCGTGGTGATAACGGCATGTTCCAAAGTGAACTGTGGAAGAAACTCAAACTTTCAAGCAGAGATGGCTCTAGACTTGCACTAAAACTTGAGAGAGAGCACCTTGTAAAAAGAGAAAAGATTCTTGAGGATGGCAGATGGACATACAAGCTAAAGATTGCACATACTCCAGTAACAACACAATCAATAGAATCTGCACCATGTTTGATATGTCCTGTCGAGTCCAAGTGTACAGTAGATGGAGAGATTAGCCCTAGAACTTGTCCATTGATTGAACAATGGGTGATAACAGAACTTTCTAACAAGAAGGCAAAGAAATGAAACTACTTGATGCAAGGCGTGACTTGTATAGGAGACTGGCCCACAAGGAAGGGTATAGGAGCAGAGCTGCATACAAGCTAAAAGAACTTAATACATCTTATAGAATAATCGGTCCTGGATTTTTTGTCTTGGATCTTGGGTGCTCACCTGGTGGATGGACTCAGGTTGCACAAGAACTTGCTGGAAACAAGGGACAAGTTATGGGAATTGACAAGTCATATGTTGAAGAAATTCCTGGTGCGAATATCATACGGGGTGACATTGAAGATGAATCAGTTGTGGAGCAAATTTTTGAATACTTTGGAGGAAAAATTAATGCTGTAATTTGTGACTTGTCTCCAAATGTAACTGGAGTTTGGGATGTTGATCACAGCAGACAAATTTCTTTGAACTATGCTGCAAGCAAGATAATGGATCAAGTGTTGGCAAAAAAAGGAAATGCCTTGTTCAAGGTCTTTGACGGACAATACTCGATAGAGTTTCGAGATTATATCAAGAAAAAATTTGCCAAGGTTCAGCTAAGAAAACCGCAGGCAAGTAGAAAGTCTAGCAGTGAGCTATACTATGTCTGTCTTGGATATCTAGGGAACTAGAGCCAAAATCTCGTC encodes:
- a CDS encoding KH domain-containing protein, whose product is MIFEKTILIPLDRVGVLIGKAGKVKAKIEKICSVSLSIDGQTGETVIRGVGDVENIMPFKAEEIVMAIGRGFSAENAMSLVQEETSLHIVDLRQFAGRSSAQVERIKSRIIGEGGRVRKNIEDLSGAKISVYGRTVAIIGDGTQLKSAVNAITSISSGSTHGKVYNDLQESRRRQKLDRLQLWEGGNILE
- a CDS encoding DNA topoisomerase VI subunit B, which gives rise to MSKETFSQISPSEFFYRNRDLAGFSNPTRSLYTSVREFVENALDACDQKKILPDIHLSIKAVDPEKADPKHYILTVKDNGPGIDPEHIPLAFGTVLYGSKFGLKQARGMFGLGATMAILYGQITTNKPVTVKSCSDNKTLDEFVMLLDIQKNKPVIQKHTTKEATKTGLSVSIVLEGDYSKAGSKIRDYVYQTSLITPYASITFEDPGGEKFHYARIVKDMPRPPTVIKPHPHGIDVETIRRMISETHYEIPALDNKMIDKVKKELGLKKNLSNKEIMEKAQKRWSDLSRPVRTIMAAMSFLNVDFEGLQKIRIDDLDIANKTLTYWDFGQSQSHAVELDPESPYYKQLANTVQGDTLLTFLTKRFQRVGPTTAEKFCEFAKFKPERRIGSMTNEELVKLADALQKFEEFLAPDPSCLAPLGEEPLSKGIMKFFNPEFAAVWQRNASAYSGFPFIVEMGIAYGGDIPPNGLKVYRFANRIPLLYDEGSDVVLKIVNETEWARYKIKGDPPLVIVSHICSTRIPYKTVGKENVADRPELERELKNALQYLARKLAVHMSRQGAADMAKKRANLYSKYVPLIAQFATELAGKKKEPNYKQLIRMGSEIEEQV
- a CDS encoding S-methyl-5'-thioadenosine phosphorylase — encoded protein: MTEQAEIGIFGGTGIYDSGLLTESKEITIDTPFGKTSDSITVGIYKGRKVAFMPRHGKKHTIPPHLINFRANIWAFKEMGIKRIIAPSAVGSLKEELKPGDVVIPSQFIDFTKSRKYTLYEDNKVIHISVADPFCPELQGVISKVTKKMNLPIHKDATYICIEGPRFSTRAESKFYKNVIGADIIGMTLVPECQLAREAQMCYVSISTVTDYDVWADKPVTAREVLETLSKNVGTTKNILSMLFDEIPQQRGCSCHKAFEEAQF
- a CDS encoding DNA topoisomerase IV subunit A codes for the protein MLSLLEQQGMSIYDHLDKGQFPQFVIPSRSVSNIVYDKKIRQYILGSASAVRSSRNMSQLRSYTQLAWLAFFVNRLVREGKSSTLRDIYYSSQAFSIDFEDQPESDNIIVDLEAVLTSPREEFHIFPEERSSVFGDLTIEYTVPGYEGKRMNLSDHPDGYLIGPSLSSAELVDTSAELVIAIEKGGLFTRFVEEKVHQKFKAIIVDTAGQAPRSTRNLLRRLNSEMGLPVVILADGDVYGEHIAMVIKSGSANAAHLRELTVPDAKWLGVWATDIEKYKLPTIPMTESDIKRIYDLQKDPRYQEGNWKKQLDVFLKLKRKAELEAFSKYGLTNITDKYLPAKLEESKSL
- a CDS encoding UbiX family flavin prenyltransferase encodes the protein MRLIIGLTGSSGILYGVRMLEVLKKCNVDVHLIMTEWAKKCLVLETDYDLKYVKSLASHYSDDSNMAASVSSGTHKTDGMIVIPCTMKTLSSIANGYEETLVARAAGVTMKESRKLVLVPRETPLTSIHLENMLKLSKIGVTILPAMPGFYNKPKSIDDIVNHVVGKCLDQFGIEHELFKRWETT
- a CDS encoding Hsp20/alpha crystallin family protein, giving the protein MASYKSRYSNDKSLDFIIPLMVLLFLGVVYMLSLRSSQGYVSFILIGVAAATMIYWVRVLKKMTIENSVPQYTPKEVDTKNWVYDLIKGEREIIFVAEVPGPEDQVTVRLIEGILYIRGSGHFSKEVPIESTPDMGIYDFKYRNGVLTLKIRKLETL
- a CDS encoding helix-turn-helix domain-containing protein; translated protein: MSVNIDTIEENLVSELRLSPLQSKIYVLVVKKGKMSASAMAKEIGVSETEAQQVATSLVQNGGFIDITETEFESMHPRFAVVNMYRRMCQRENIPFKKNLLVDNMSIVLEKPYDDARTKYNR